Proteins found in one Aquibium microcysteis genomic segment:
- a CDS encoding autotransporter outer membrane beta-barrel domain-containing protein: MRICGRIATSPAGTFDWGLVTVSHYSILDVCSAARRAGAVAAAFLTLVGIATPAIAGTLSESEAVDERITTLGTCSIHVQHFVEGVQRAAMIDLYADGFTQLGTAGGASYVTEQEETRPYTSTAITEQMIATCLGVEVDDVTIVSQNGAEEGDNAYYVDEGMNLDFVVLVPAGARQAGSYSFSLPGTDTVPEPYDMPVADAGDDQEVASGEEVTLDGAGTGGQDKLAFTWVQTGGEKVALSDGTAQRPTFTAPTLAPGAQDAVLTFSLVVDDGLVDSEADEVTVTVKAPAGAQGALSQSGPVERSTTIGTCFVLILHHVDGELRAAAIDLYSGDANHIGIAGGAAYSTEEGETRSYTSTAITEEMIATCLDVDVDDVTILSQNGAEVGDNAYFVDDGMNLDFVVSVPAAGRKAGAYSFNLPGTDSVPGRASENVAPVADAGDDQEVQPGDEVTLDGSASSDADGDDLTYLWTQTGGETVTLSSATGKAPRFTAPAKAGALTFSLVMNDGLADSEADEVVVTVKAPAGAQGALSQAGRIMTSARIGSCSIELQHLPNNGAPTAGIWMRHEQQRYIAGGAAYSINGETSSTYVLVGNAFTSEVLASCLGIDASHVTITSQDGAETGDDAYYSDEGMNLDFFVDVPADGRKRGAYRFAMPYEYVMPYDTEDNLAPVADAGDDQVVQPGDEVTLDGSASSDADGDDLTYLWTQTGGETVTLSSATGKAPRFTAPAKAGALTFSLVMNDGLADSEADEVVVTVAGANTRPVASAGTGLRGVLPGAFVSLDGSGSGDEDGDDLTYLWTQTDGTTVTLSDATAAQPTFTAPDQPSDLTFSLVVNDGTEDSEPDTVTISVMESNQPPLADAGEDQEVESGATVTLDGSGSSDPEEDPLNYAWKQTAGPDVTLESSGTGDKQTFTAPTLAPGDEDVVLTFSLSVHDGMSYSDEADTVTVTVKAPQPGGKIAQMISFTSDIPDTAIVGRTLDVTAESDSGLPVTLSVGNGAGQGAAPCTIEDGTVSFSAEGVCAITATQEGDETHEAAEPLVAQVTVGPEMTVTPPAGKLPTAVVDMVYSITITASIPATTTLCSGILPKGLELYTDGRLTGTPEEDGTYEFRVCFDASIPTVRTTVGARTTPPVEQQIVNYTLDVEPASDSSAIQKIADAATEASAIVSGEVIVETVSDAASAAFNDTPPLVTAYSDGVRITLGKQGRLATPASDAIEALTTEDRKAVRARAGGTLPGLFAYAADGGAAAADQVDPSRWSFWGSARLTGVDVNATEADLEGTQVNALAGAGYRLNDRLVLGVFGGYEVMDFEDDASARFEGDGFTGGVYAAWRPKAGLRFDAQVSATSLLYDVRSGQVSTSFGANRLIAAAGVTGMQRFGAIALEPSLRATGVWEDQEGHVDSASVAHAARKFHFGKISAGAKASTTIDLGEGRSLAPYVAAYADYRFSGGETTATLEAFDDLSARFGAGFTARVNASTSFGLDADVSGLGLEDVMMWSLKMRLGIVF; the protein is encoded by the coding sequence ATGCGCATCTGCGGCCGCATCGCTACATCTCCGGCGGGGACTTTCGACTGGGGACTGGTCACGGTGAGCCACTATTCGATCCTGGACGTGTGCAGTGCGGCAAGGCGCGCGGGGGCCGTTGCGGCGGCGTTTCTGACCTTGGTCGGGATCGCGACGCCGGCCATCGCCGGGACGCTGTCGGAGTCGGAGGCCGTCGACGAACGGATAACGACGCTCGGCACGTGCAGTATCCACGTCCAGCACTTCGTGGAGGGCGTGCAGCGTGCCGCCATGATCGACCTCTACGCGGACGGCTTCACCCAGCTCGGTACCGCCGGCGGCGCTTCCTATGTCACCGAACAAGAGGAGACGCGTCCCTACACCTCGACCGCCATCACCGAACAGATGATCGCCACCTGTCTCGGCGTCGAGGTCGACGACGTCACGATCGTGTCGCAGAACGGCGCCGAGGAAGGGGACAATGCGTATTACGTCGACGAGGGGATGAATCTCGACTTCGTCGTCCTCGTCCCGGCGGGCGCGCGGCAGGCGGGGTCCTACAGCTTCAGCCTGCCTGGAACGGACACGGTTCCGGAGCCCTACGACATGCCCGTCGCCGATGCCGGCGACGACCAGGAGGTCGCGTCGGGTGAGGAGGTGACGCTCGACGGCGCGGGCACCGGCGGACAGGACAAGCTCGCCTTCACCTGGGTCCAGACGGGCGGGGAAAAGGTCGCTCTGTCGGACGGGACGGCGCAGAGGCCGACCTTCACGGCGCCGACGCTCGCCCCGGGCGCGCAGGACGCGGTGCTGACCTTCTCGCTGGTGGTCGACGACGGGCTCGTCGACAGCGAGGCGGACGAGGTGACGGTCACGGTCAAGGCACCGGCCGGCGCGCAGGGGGCGCTGTCGCAGTCGGGGCCGGTGGAGCGTTCCACGACGATCGGCACGTGCTTTGTCCTAATCCTGCACCACGTGGATGGCGAGTTGCGTGCCGCCGCGATCGACCTGTACTCGGGCGACGCCAATCACATCGGTATCGCCGGCGGAGCAGCTTACAGCACCGAAGAAGGGGAGACGCGTTCCTACACCTCGACTGCCATCACCGAGGAGATGATCGCTACCTGCCTCGACGTCGATGTCGACGACGTCACGATCTTGTCGCAGAATGGCGCGGAGGTGGGGGACAATGCCTATTTCGTCGACGATGGGATGAATCTCGACTTCGTCGTTTCCGTTCCGGCGGCGGGCCGCAAGGCCGGTGCCTACAGCTTCAACCTGCCGGGTACCGACAGCGTGCCGGGCCGGGCGTCGGAGAACGTGGCGCCGGTCGCCGATGCCGGCGACGACCAGGAGGTGCAGCCGGGCGACGAGGTGACGCTCGACGGCTCGGCTTCGAGCGATGCCGACGGCGACGACCTGACCTATCTCTGGACGCAGACCGGCGGCGAGACGGTGACGCTGTCGAGCGCCACCGGCAAGGCGCCGCGCTTCACCGCGCCGGCCAAGGCGGGCGCGCTCACCTTCTCGCTGGTGATGAACGACGGGCTCGCCGACAGCGAGGCGGACGAGGTGGTCGTCACCGTCAAGGCACCGGCCGGCGCGCAGGGGGCGCTGTCGCAGGCAGGGCGCATCATGACATCCGCGAGGATCGGCTCCTGCTCGATTGAACTACAGCACCTTCCGAACAACGGCGCCCCAACCGCCGGCATCTGGATGCGTCATGAACAGCAGCGATACATCGCGGGGGGGGCGGCCTATTCGATAAACGGAGAGACCTCCTCTACCTACGTCCTCGTCGGCAACGCGTTCACGAGCGAAGTTCTTGCTTCCTGTCTGGGCATCGACGCCAGCCACGTCACCATCACCTCGCAGGACGGCGCCGAGACCGGGGATGATGCCTACTATTCTGACGAGGGGATGAACCTCGATTTCTTCGTCGATGTGCCTGCCGACGGGCGCAAGCGCGGCGCCTACCGCTTCGCAATGCCCTACGAATACGTCATGCCCTACGACACGGAGGACAATCTGGCGCCGGTCGCCGATGCCGGCGACGACCAGGTGGTCCAGCCGGGCGACGAGGTGACGCTCGACGGCTCGGCTTCGAGCGATGCCGACGGCGACGACCTGACCTATCTCTGGACGCAGACCGGCGGCGAGACGGTGACGCTGTCGAGCGCCACCGGCAAGGCGCCGCGCTTCACCGCGCCGGCCAAGGCGGGCGCGCTCACCTTCTCGCTGGTGATGAACGACGGGCTCGCCGACAGCGAGGCGGACGAGGTGGTCGTCACCGTCGCCGGTGCGAACACGCGGCCGGTCGCGTCGGCCGGCACCGGCCTGCGCGGCGTCCTGCCGGGCGCCTTCGTCAGTCTCGACGGTTCGGGTTCGGGCGACGAGGACGGCGACGACCTGACTTATCTGTGGACGCAGACGGATGGCACGACGGTCACGCTGTCCGACGCCACGGCCGCGCAGCCGACCTTCACCGCACCGGACCAGCCGAGCGATCTCACCTTCTCGCTCGTCGTCAACGACGGCACCGAGGACAGCGAGCCCGACACGGTGACGATCTCCGTGATGGAATCGAACCAGCCGCCGCTCGCCGATGCGGGCGAGGACCAGGAGGTGGAATCGGGCGCGACGGTCACGCTCGACGGTTCCGGCTCGAGCGATCCCGAGGAGGACCCGCTCAACTACGCCTGGAAGCAGACTGCCGGGCCGGACGTGACCCTGGAGAGCAGCGGCACCGGCGACAAGCAGACCTTCACCGCCCCGACGCTCGCGCCGGGCGACGAGGACGTGGTGCTGACCTTCTCGCTCAGCGTCCATGACGGCATGTCCTACAGCGACGAGGCCGACACCGTGACCGTGACGGTGAAGGCGCCGCAACCGGGCGGAAAGATCGCGCAGATGATCTCGTTCACCTCCGACATCCCCGACACCGCGATCGTCGGCCGCACGCTCGACGTGACGGCCGAATCCGATTCCGGTCTCCCGGTCACGCTGTCCGTCGGCAACGGCGCGGGCCAGGGCGCTGCGCCCTGCACCATCGAGGACGGCACCGTGTCCTTCTCGGCCGAGGGCGTCTGCGCGATCACGGCCACGCAGGAGGGCGACGAGACGCATGAGGCTGCAGAGCCGCTGGTGGCGCAGGTGACCGTCGGCCCGGAGATGACGGTGACGCCGCCGGCCGGCAAGCTGCCGACGGCGGTGGTGGACATGGTCTATTCGATCACCATCACGGCGAGCATCCCCGCGACCACAACCCTCTGCAGCGGCATCCTGCCAAAGGGCCTCGAACTCTATACCGACGGCAGGCTCACCGGGACCCCCGAGGAGGACGGAACCTATGAATTCCGGGTCTGCTTCGACGCTTCGATCCCGACGGTACGGACGACTGTCGGCGCCCGGACGACGCCTCCGGTCGAGCAGCAGATCGTGAACTACACGCTCGACGTGGAGCCCGCGTCCGACAGCAGCGCCATCCAGAAGATCGCGGACGCCGCGACGGAGGCTTCCGCCATCGTTTCCGGCGAGGTGATCGTGGAGACGGTCTCGGACGCGGCGAGCGCAGCCTTCAACGACACGCCGCCGCTGGTGACGGCCTATTCCGACGGCGTCAGGATCACGCTCGGCAAGCAGGGACGGCTGGCGACCCCTGCGTCGGACGCCATCGAGGCGCTGACCACGGAGGACCGCAAGGCCGTGCGCGCGCGGGCCGGCGGCACGCTGCCCGGTCTCTTCGCCTATGCCGCAGACGGCGGGGCTGCCGCGGCCGACCAGGTCGATCCGTCGCGCTGGTCGTTCTGGGGATCGGCGCGGCTGACCGGCGTGGACGTCAATGCGACCGAAGCCGATCTGGAAGGCACGCAGGTCAATGCGCTCGCCGGCGCGGGCTACCGGCTGAACGACCGTCTGGTGCTGGGCGTCTTCGGCGGCTACGAGGTGATGGACTTCGAGGACGACGCTAGTGCCCGCTTCGAGGGCGACGGCTTCACGGGCGGCGTCTATGCCGCCTGGCGGCCGAAAGCCGGGCTGCGGTTCGATGCACAGGTCTCCGCGACGTCGCTGCTGTATGACGTCCGGTCGGGACAGGTCTCGACGAGCTTTGGCGCCAACCGCCTGATCGCCGCGGCGGGTGTGACCGGGATGCAGCGCTTCGGCGCGATCGCGCTCGAGCCGAGCCTGCGCGCCACCGGCGTCTGGGAAGACCAGGAAGGCCATGTCGACAGCGCCAGCGTCGCCCACGCCGCCCGCAAGTTCCACTTCGGGAAGATCTCGGCCGGCGCGAAGGCGTCAACGACCATCGACCTCGGCGAGGGGCGCTCGCTGGCTCCCTACGTCGCCGCCTATGCCGACTACCGCTTCTCCGGCGGGGAGACGACGGCGACGCTGGAGGCCTTCGACGACCTCTCGGCGCGGTTCGGTGCCGGCTTCACCGCGCGTGTCAACGCATCCACCTCGTTCGGTCTCGACGCGGACGTCTCCGGGCTCGGGCTCGAGGACGTCATGATGTGGTCGCTGAAGATGCGGCTCGGCATCGTCTTCTGA
- a CDS encoding alpha/beta hydrolase — translation MFDRLDELLFAPGADGRPDEGVAALVDESALGHIENVRSIQERLVRARTDDQRATAVLEAVPNPSYLVRRSETVIAANAMAHARQDRMPATLRDLLADPGILRRVREYMASADTGRLLAVAGHADPLSRTQTSVLVKRVENGFQDASEEPVYLLSIVDFGFDETAVELFRSAYGLTHAEARVAVLLASGLRLPDVAAERGVSVDTVRTQIKLIKNKTSVRDIPALVRLLCGFSAGVLGPASRPAEPVVAQAGPAPVKARRQIVLRDGRRLQYVEQGAADGAPVLMLHNLPYGAELPEAAIRQAHRDGLRILAPFRPGFAGSDKVAAASDDDLIDRVAGDMRDLLGQLGIARAVVVSHSTSAPFALRFARLHPEHVTRLLAVGRAPIWRDEWLKSTPQRQRFMLRMARNLPQMLPIVSWAMVSVMETAFARDFVVYNCRDSEADVLAMRRNPEIADLIARTSVEALRNGVEAFSRETCITLLDFSQEARSTAHRFQILHGRDDAIVHPSQSLAFADVVPGTTVELVDGAGQLLFLSHWQEVFDAIRRRQGVAPQAAA, via the coding sequence ATGTTCGATCGGCTGGATGAGCTCCTCTTCGCCCCGGGGGCCGACGGCAGGCCGGACGAAGGCGTCGCCGCTCTGGTCGACGAAAGCGCCCTGGGCCACATCGAAAACGTTCGCTCGATCCAGGAGAGGCTCGTCCGGGCGCGGACCGACGACCAGAGGGCCACGGCCGTCCTCGAAGCGGTGCCGAACCCGTCCTATCTTGTTCGCCGTTCGGAGACCGTCATCGCCGCCAACGCGATGGCGCATGCGCGGCAGGACCGCATGCCCGCCACCCTGCGCGACCTGCTCGCCGATCCGGGAATTCTACGGCGCGTTCGGGAGTACATGGCGTCGGCCGATACCGGCCGGCTGCTCGCGGTGGCCGGCCATGCCGATCCGCTGAGCCGCACACAGACCAGCGTTCTGGTGAAGCGGGTCGAGAACGGCTTCCAGGACGCCTCCGAGGAGCCCGTCTACCTGCTGTCCATCGTCGATTTCGGCTTCGACGAAACGGCCGTCGAACTCTTTCGCAGCGCCTACGGGCTCACCCATGCCGAGGCGCGCGTGGCCGTGCTGCTCGCCAGCGGCCTGCGGCTGCCGGACGTCGCCGCCGAGCGCGGCGTTTCCGTCGACACCGTGCGGACCCAGATCAAGCTCATCAAGAACAAGACCTCCGTCCGCGACATCCCGGCCCTGGTGCGCCTGCTCTGCGGCTTCTCGGCCGGCGTCCTCGGTCCGGCGTCGAGACCGGCCGAGCCGGTCGTCGCGCAGGCCGGCCCGGCGCCGGTCAAGGCTCGCCGCCAGATCGTCCTGCGCGACGGCCGCCGCCTGCAGTATGTCGAGCAGGGCGCAGCGGACGGCGCGCCCGTGCTGATGCTGCACAACCTGCCCTACGGCGCGGAACTGCCGGAGGCAGCCATCCGGCAGGCCCACAGGGACGGCCTGCGCATCCTCGCCCCCTTCCGCCCCGGCTTCGCCGGCTCCGACAAGGTCGCCGCGGCGAGCGACGACGATCTGATCGACAGGGTCGCGGGCGACATGCGCGACCTGCTCGGCCAGCTCGGCATCGCCCGCGCCGTCGTCGTCAGCCATTCGACGTCGGCGCCCTTCGCCCTGCGCTTCGCGCGGCTCCATCCCGAGCACGTCACGCGGCTCCTCGCCGTCGGCCGAGCGCCGATCTGGCGCGACGAATGGCTGAAATCGACGCCGCAGCGCCAGCGCTTCATGCTGCGCATGGCGAGGAACCTGCCGCAGATGCTCCCGATCGTGTCATGGGCGATGGTCAGCGTCATGGAGACCGCCTTCGCGCGCGACTTCGTCGTCTACAATTGCCGCGACAGCGAAGCCGACGTTCTCGCGATGCGACGAAACCCCGAGATCGCCGATCTCATCGCCAGGACCTCGGTCGAGGCGCTCCGCAACGGTGTCGAAGCCTTCAGCCGGGAAACCTGCATCACGCTGCTCGATTTTTCGCAGGAGGCCCGATCGACGGCGCACAGGTTCCAGATCCTGCACGGGCGCGACGACGCCATCGTGCATCCGTCCCAGTCGCTCGCCTTCGCGGACGTCGTTCCGGGAACGACCGTCGAACTGGTCGACGGCGCAGGCCAGCTCCTCTTCCTCAGCCACTGGCAGGAGGTCTTCGACGCCATTCGGCGCCGGCAAGGCGTGGCGCCGCAGGCAGCCGCCTGA
- the ftsZ gene encoding cell division protein FtsZ — protein sequence MADHTKPIAEMRPKISIIGVGGGGGNAVNNMIAEKLQGAEFIVANTDAQALAMSKAQKLIQLGAQVTQGLGAGSLPEVGQAAAEESIDEIMDHLAGTHMCFVTAGMGGGTGTGAAPVIAEAARRAGILTVAVVTKPFAFEGRRRMQMAEAGIERLRQVADTVIVIPNQNLFRVADAKTTFADAFVIADRVLYSGVGCITDLIVKEGLINLDFADVRSVMRDMGRAMMGTGEASGEGRARNAAEAAIANPLLDEASIKGAKGVLVSISGGMDMTLFEVDEAASRVRAEVTDEADIIVGAIFDKSLEGNFRVSIVAAGLQGPEATDTLHGQPSIGHPHQQTGGRLLQ from the coding sequence ATGGCCGATCACACCAAGCCCATCGCCGAGATGCGGCCGAAGATTTCCATCATCGGGGTCGGCGGCGGCGGCGGAAACGCCGTCAACAACATGATCGCCGAGAAGCTGCAGGGGGCGGAGTTCATCGTCGCCAACACCGACGCGCAGGCCCTCGCCATGTCGAAGGCGCAGAAGCTGATCCAGCTCGGCGCGCAGGTGACGCAGGGGCTCGGCGCCGGCTCGCTGCCCGAGGTCGGGCAGGCGGCGGCGGAGGAATCGATCGACGAGATCATGGACCACCTCGCCGGAACGCACATGTGCTTCGTGACGGCGGGCATGGGCGGCGGCACCGGTACGGGCGCGGCACCGGTCATCGCCGAGGCGGCGCGGCGCGCCGGCATCCTCACCGTCGCGGTCGTGACGAAGCCCTTCGCCTTCGAGGGGCGGCGGCGGATGCAGATGGCCGAGGCCGGCATCGAGCGGCTGCGCCAGGTGGCGGACACGGTGATCGTGATCCCCAACCAGAACCTGTTCCGGGTCGCCGACGCCAAGACGACCTTCGCCGACGCCTTCGTGATCGCCGACCGCGTGCTCTATTCGGGCGTCGGCTGCATCACCGACCTGATCGTCAAGGAAGGCCTGATCAACCTCGACTTCGCCGACGTGCGCTCGGTCATGCGCGACATGGGACGCGCGATGATGGGAACCGGCGAGGCGTCGGGCGAGGGCCGGGCAAGGAATGCGGCGGAGGCGGCGATCGCCAACCCGCTGCTCGACGAGGCGTCGATCAAGGGCGCCAAGGGCGTGCTGGTGTCGATCTCCGGCGGCATGGACATGACGCTGTTCGAAGTCGACGAGGCGGCGTCGCGCGTGCGCGCGGAAGTGACGGACGAGGCGGACATCATCGTCGGCGCGATCTTCGACAAGAGCCTGGAAGGGAATTTCCGGGTGTCGATCGTGGCGGCCGGGCTGCAGGGGCCGGAGGCGACGGACACGCTCCACGGACAGCCTTCGATCGGCCATCCGCACCAGCAGACGGGCGGGCGGCTGCTGCAGTAG
- a CDS encoding ornithine cyclodeaminase family protein, translating into MIVLSHADVAALFPMETAIDVVQRAMIEVSARRAELPLRSVVPVGGGNRMGVMPGALADPACFGVKLVSLFPGNPAKGLSSHRGAIVLFEAETGEAVAMMDASLLTAVRTAAASAVATRALAREEVTSLAIIGYGEQAEHHLEAMLAVRRIERVAVAGRSAEKAVDFCRKASEHHPGVVFTSGSDVRAAVADADVVCTVTASATPILMGDWLPAGCHVNVVGSSIPSMREVDDRFVERAAIWVDYLPSTLAQAGEIVDMIAAGRFSADDLRGEIGSVLAGDGAGRSSRDEITVYRSLGIAAQDLAAAHFIHSQAKALAIGQCVAL; encoded by the coding sequence ATGATCGTGCTCAGCCATGCCGACGTGGCGGCGCTGTTTCCGATGGAGACGGCGATCGACGTCGTGCAGCGCGCCATGATCGAGGTGTCGGCGCGCCGCGCCGAACTGCCGCTGCGCAGCGTCGTGCCGGTGGGCGGGGGAAACCGCATGGGCGTCATGCCCGGCGCGCTCGCCGATCCGGCCTGCTTCGGCGTCAAGCTGGTCAGCCTGTTTCCGGGCAATCCGGCGAAGGGCCTGTCCTCGCATCGCGGGGCGATCGTGCTCTTCGAGGCCGAGACCGGCGAGGCGGTCGCCATGATGGATGCGAGCCTGCTCACGGCGGTGCGGACGGCAGCCGCGAGCGCCGTGGCGACGCGGGCGCTGGCGCGCGAGGAGGTCACTTCGCTGGCGATCATCGGCTACGGCGAACAGGCCGAGCACCATCTCGAGGCGATGCTGGCGGTGCGGCGGATCGAACGGGTGGCGGTCGCCGGGCGATCGGCCGAGAAGGCCGTCGACTTCTGCCGGAAGGCGTCGGAGCATCATCCGGGCGTCGTCTTCACGTCTGGGAGCGACGTGCGGGCGGCGGTGGCAGACGCGGACGTCGTCTGCACCGTCACCGCGTCGGCGACCCCGATCCTGATGGGCGACTGGCTGCCGGCCGGGTGCCACGTCAACGTCGTGGGCTCGTCGATCCCCTCCATGCGGGAGGTGGACGACCGCTTCGTCGAGCGCGCGGCCATCTGGGTCGACTATCTGCCGTCGACGCTCGCACAGGCGGGCGAAATCGTCGACATGATCGCGGCGGGGCGCTTCTCCGCCGACGACCTGCGTGGGGAGATCGGTTCGGTCCTCGCAGGCGATGGAGCCGGGCGTTCGTCGCGCGACGAGATCACGGTCTACCGCTCGCTCGGCATCGCCGCCCAGGATCTCGCCGCGGCACATTTCATTCATTCGCAGGCGAAGGCGCTCGCCATCGGCCAGTGCGTGGCGCTATAG
- a CDS encoding alpha/beta fold hydrolase encodes MSNPLIHSRDAFAARHPEQRAILGGRDWGYLDVGKGPVLVLIPGTLGRGDIFWNQIEALSGRLRIVAVSYPDSGGVVDWAQDLLALFGRLGIGRATVLGSSLGGYLAQQIAGIAPERVEALVAANTLHSAEGIKDRPPYSLDLMAAPIGDLRAGFGAGMEIWRKAHPDQSDLVDLLLQEAGGRILEPELRARLDALKTAQELPPMGLPGDRIFTVEADDDPLIPPQMRAAVRARLRPAVAYRYLHGGHFPYIARPALYTAMLEQIMGLSGTGHDWGAGPERSA; translated from the coding sequence ATGAGCAATCCTCTCATCCATTCCCGCGATGCGTTCGCGGCACGTCATCCCGAACAGCGCGCCATCCTCGGCGGGCGGGACTGGGGCTACCTGGACGTCGGCAAGGGGCCCGTGCTGGTCCTGATCCCGGGGACGCTCGGCCGTGGCGACATCTTCTGGAACCAGATCGAGGCGCTGTCCGGCCGGCTCCGGATCGTGGCGGTGAGCTATCCCGACAGCGGCGGCGTCGTCGACTGGGCGCAGGACCTGCTCGCCCTGTTCGGCCGGCTCGGCATCGGCCGCGCGACCGTGCTCGGCAGTTCGCTCGGCGGCTATCTGGCGCAGCAGATAGCGGGCATCGCACCCGAGCGCGTGGAGGCGCTCGTCGCGGCGAACACGCTGCATTCGGCCGAAGGCATCAAGGACCGGCCGCCCTATTCGCTCGACCTGATGGCGGCGCCGATCGGCGACCTGCGCGCCGGCTTCGGGGCGGGGATGGAGATCTGGCGCAAGGCGCATCCCGACCAGAGCGATCTCGTCGACCTGCTCTTGCAGGAGGCGGGCGGGCGCATCCTCGAACCGGAACTGCGCGCGCGGCTCGACGCGCTGAAGACGGCGCAGGAACTGCCGCCGATGGGCCTGCCCGGCGACCGGATCTTCACCGTCGAGGCCGACGACGATCCGCTGATCCCGCCGCAGATGCGCGCGGCGGTGCGGGCGCGGCTGCGGCCGGCGGTCGCCTATCGCTACCTCCATGGCGGGCACTTTCCCTACATCGCCCGCCCGGCGCTCTATACTGCGATGCTGGAACAGATCATGGGGCTAAGCGGCACGGGGCACGACTGGGGCGCGGGGCCGGAGCGCAGCGCATGA